The Gemmatimonadota bacterium region AGGGATCGCCTTTCTCTGAGGAGAGCTTCCCAACCAGTTTAAGGACTTTCTCTTCAATGTGATAGTATTCAGCAGCCGCTTGGCGTTTTTCGTGTTTTTTGAATTTACCTTTAGTTTTCGCCATTGCCGCACCCTCAAGAATGGTAAGACAGAAATATGCCATGCTTGGCAATGGCTCCCGTTTTCGACAATAATTCATATAACGTTCGTACATCGTCTGAACATCAGCATCGATAGATAAGCCCGATGGCGGTGGGGGATAATCAGGAGGTGTTATGGTACCAGTAGCTGCGGACGTTGTAACCTTCACAGTAATAGACGCGGCGTCGACGCTACCTGGCGTGGGATTTCGATCCACGATTTTTGCTCTGTCGAATTTTAACTTGAAGAAGTCGGGATCACGCTTTAAACCAGCATCAAGCTCCCAGATCCGGATATACTCCTTGACTGATTGCCGCGCTTCTGGTTCTGTGGCGTAATGACCCTTTAACTTAAAATACACTTTTTTATTTTTCACTTTTACCCGAAACTCTGGCTCATCACGAACGAGTGGCTTCGCTTTTTCGTAGTTCACGGATTTATCGTGCTCAATGGTATAAAATAAGGCAACTACATGAGGATCATTCATTGTCCTCTCCATTTGTGTGCTATTTGCCTGTCAACATGCGCTATTCTCCTTGTGTGGTCCGTCCCCAATGACGGCAGATATACGATCTGCAAGCCCCTTCCGCAATTCCTCTGGCGTTTCCCAACCAATGTGATTGTACTGGCGTGTATCGAAATGGATATCGTTGTTGTCCAACACGTCCTGTCTACAGGTAAAAAAGACCTCGATACCGAGTCCATGTGCAAAGCCAGCTTCGTAATAGACACCTCCGCGAGCTCCGTCCTCTCCCTGAGTAAAATCAGCGACAACAAAGCGAGAGCGTCTGATTTCGGCAATGATTTCGTCGTCTATCTTGTTGTTATGTTCTTGTTGATCAATTCGGACTGCTTCGTATCCTGCATCTTCGATTCCGAGTTTAATGCCTTCTTCCCATGCTTCATCGGTAGAGGGATTAAACCACATAGCCACAAAACCTTTTGATGATTCGGCGTTCGCTGTTTCAAGTTCTTCAAGTCGAGCGTATCCCTCGACCGTTAGGGTGTATTCATTTGGAAAAGTTGGATGTCTTCTTTTTATCCAACACTGCTCACACAAATAGTCTAATAGATAGTCCACCTCATGCTCGTGGACGGATTCCGACCAAGCTGCTATCGCTGTGTTGGACATATCTGCGGATAAAAAGCTAAAATATTTACCGATCTCTACAGTTTGATCTCCAATATACTGGAGAAGTCGGTCCGCGCGGTCGTGGACGGACAAATCCCGTTGCTGTTCCGCATCCGTGATCGTTTGCTCGAATATTTCCGGACATTCGTTACCCAATCGCCGCTGATCGACCAACCATGTGGTCAGGCGTACCTTGACGCGGGCATTGGCTTTCGGCAGGCATCTAATAGCTGATCAATCAATGAAGTACCTGCCGCCCGCACGACATTCTGATTTTTCGTTCATGCTTTTGTCTCCTTACTTTACATCACCATCCTTAATAACAAAAATCGCTTCCTGAGCCGCCGAAAGGGATTTACCTTTGGAATACACCTATTTTTTGCCCGGTTGATGTACCTGTAGCGAGGGACTCAACCTTCGGATTCAATACCCATCCAGCAGAGAAGTTCTATTTCGTCCTGATTGATCGGGGGCAGAAGCGGAGGGAGTTCAGTCGGAGTTAGCGCACTAAAGGCGGGAAACTTTCAATGTTTCCATCAGATACCTGCAGTTGATCCCCATTTTGTCATCAACTGAACCTTCGCCTTCATTTGGACGCGGGGGATCGAGATCGAGCGTAATCCATCCATCGTAGCCTCGCTCATTCAGCATGGCCCAAATCGCAGGGTGATCGACGCCGCCGGACCCCAGATCTTTGTACAGTATTTCCTCCGCGTGCATCTCCTTCGTCGGTGTCGGGCCAGTATAACCGCGATACGACGCCTTCGAATCCTTCCAATGGACGGCGGCCAGTCGGTCGTAATAATCGTCGATGAGCTGAACGGGATCGCCTCCTCCCAGGTTGAGCTGTGCGGTATCGGGAATCCAGGACACGATATCCGGGTCGGTCTGATCGAGAAGGGCGCGAACTTCCTCCGGCCGCTCAATCGGCCCCCAGATATGCGGGTGTGGCGCGATCGTCACACCCATATCAAGCGTTCGCTTGCCGAGTTCTGACACAGTCTCTGAGATCGCTTTGATGTCATCCGCAGTTGTTCCGTTTTGCGGACGGCTCCCCATGTTGATCTTGAAGTGCGTGCAGCCGAAGACCTTCAGGAAATCGCGACAGAAAGCGACATGGTCGGCGATTGTTTCACCACGCTTTGACCGATCGATAAACGCCATCGACTGACCGGGCCCGCCGTTTGAGGCGGTAATGAGCCGAATACCGTGTTCGTCGAGGATGGCCTTCAGAGCTTGCGGGTCGTCGAGCCAGGCGATCAGGCCACTGCGGTAAGGTTCGACGCCCGGCAGACCGTGCCTGGCAATCAACTCCGCGGATTCAGTCGTGAAGGCTCCGAAAATGGCGCCGCCCATAGCAAAGTGGATGTTTGATGACATACTGATCTTTTGCCTCCATATTTTATTCATCTCGCGTAGTCCATCACCCCCAAACCCCCGTCGCCGTCCCCTGCACCGGAAACGCCGCCCTCAGCATAGCCACATCCTCCCTCTCTCCTACCACGACCTGCTCCACCGGCACCAACCCCAGCACCATCTTCATCACCCCATCCTGCCCGATCTCCACCCAATCCCCTTTCCCTTCTCCCACCGTCAACCGCTCCCCATCCCACGCCAATCCAACCGTCTCTCCCCGCACGCGAAGACTGACCTCCCCCGTCGCCTGTTTCGCCATCCGCAGCCGCTCCGTCAGTTCCGGCGCAATCGCCTCAAGCAGTCCCCTCAGACTCAGCACCTGCAGCATGTTCCCGCCTTCCGACGACTGCCAGAGCGACGGCACGAACCCACAGCTCGAATCCCGATACAGATCGTAGAGCGACGGGTCCAGCGGCAGCCGCGCCCTGACCGATTCCGCCCCCGCGATCGCCGCCTGACGCAGAACGTATCGCAGCGTTGCGCCAAGCGGTCGCGTATCACCCGGATCGCACGCCCCGTCGGAGATCGACACCGCCGACGAAAACCGCGTATAAGGCGGCGCGTTCTGTGACGCGAAAACATAGGCCCGGACCGCTCCGCCCACCTCATATACCACCCGCCACGGGTTCCCGGCGCCCGCCCCGAACGACCGCGATGGCTCAGCCCCCGTTCGCCCCGCATTGAACACCGCGTAAAGCGCCTCGCACGCCGCCGCATCCCGACATCCATCGTACGCCCGGATCCGCGCATCCTCCTCCGGCCGATCCAGATAGCTCACCGGATCGGTGAACCCGCCCCGCGACGTCAATCCCCGCAGCGCGAAGTCGATGTAGCCCCGCGGAAACGGCACCCACCCGAACCGCTCGTAGAACCGCCGATACCCACCCAACCGCGACAGGGGATACCCGTCCGCCCGCAACTGCCCCACCACCATCTTCATCAACGCCGTCCCAAGCCCCTCCCCCTGACAACTCGGCGCGATACACACCTCCCCGACATCTGCCTTGGCCACGACCGCCTGCCCCACCTGAATCTCCTCCCGCCGAACATGCGCCGCCCCAACGATCTCCCCCTCTCGCACAAGCACCCAATGCGCGTCAGTCTCCCTCGTAATTCTCTCCTTGTCGCGCTCGTACTTCTCCGATCCCGGCGTCCTCCCAAACGCCTGCGCCATTACGCGAAGGACCTCCTCCACATCCCCCACCATCGCTCGCCTGAACTCAATCTCACTCATTTCCCACTGGTATCCTGATTACACAAAAGGTTCTTTTCCATCTTCCCATTTTCTACCCACAGGCCGCAACTGACCAGAACCCTTCACATTGTATATGCGGCCATCGACATCTGGAATCGCGTATTTCTTAAACCACGTTTCCATCTCTCCTTTGAGATCTTTCACGCGATCAGCCTGTGCCGGGTCATCAATTAAATTGTTGCGATCATCGGGGTCATTCACAACATCGTAAAGCTCATTCGGTCCATCTGGATAACGATGGATGTATTTCCACTCGGCGGTCCGGATTATCCTGCAATAACCATACTCATCATAAATGACAACACTGTCACGACCTTTTGCACACTCATTTTTCAACACGGGGACCAGCGATTGTCCTGGCAAATTCGTATCGGGAATCGGAAGATCAACATAGTCCAAAAACGTGGGCAAAATATCATAAGCCGAAGCCAGCGCCGATTGCACCGTGCCTTCTGGAATCACACCCGGGTGCGTAGCTAAAAAAGGCACTTTAATCGAATTCTCATACATATTCACCGGATTAGTTCCATTGCCCTTACCCCAAAACCCATGTTGCCCGCACGAATACCCATTGTCAGAAGTAAACACCACAAGCGTATTTTCGCGCAAACCCTTTTCTTCCAGCTTGTCCAAAATCCGCCCCACATCCAGATCCATCGCAGTCACCGCCGCAAAATATCCCTTCAAACTTTCGCGCTGCCCCAGGTTATTGCTCAGCCCTCTCATTGACCGGGCTGGCAGATCTGCATCATCCTCAGGCACCTTTGCCCAGGGATGGAGCGGTTCCTGTGGGCACGTCTCAAACGCACAGTCATCATAAGAATCCACAATATCCTGAGGATGACCGATCCACGGCGCGTGTGGCGCAGTATAATGAACACTCAGATAAAATGGATTTTCATCTTCTGCGTGAGCATCGATATATTCAAGCGCATCATCCGTAATCACATGCGTCACATAACCGGGCACAACCTCTGTCACACCATCGCGTATCATTCCCTGATCATTATAAACGCCCGCCCCACCCGGATGCGCAAACCAGTGAGAAAATCCACATTGCGGAAGAGACGAATTGCCCAAATGCCATTTGCCCGACAGACCACATGCCCACCCATTGTCAGCCAAAATATTTGTGTAACAAACTTCATCGTCGAGAAAACTCAGTCCTGTAGTCCCAAAATTGACCTGACCCGCAATAAAATCGTGAACGCCGTGCTGAGACGGAATCCGTCCGGTCAAAAAAGAAGCCCGGCTGGCCGAACACACCGGAATCGTCACAAAGAAATTCTCAAACCGCACGCCTGTTGCCGCCATGCGGTCGAGGTTTGGCGTTCGAATTTCTGCATTGCCATAACAACCCGCCGCCCAAACAGCCATGTCATCGGCGAGAATAAAAACGATATTGGTTTTTTCTAAAGTTGACATAAAGACCGCCTCCTCTGCTTATTCAGGTCTTCGGCCGCGCAGTTCAATCTGGTCGAGAATGATCTCTGAATGACGGTCGATGAAGATAAAAGAGAAGCGGACGTTTCTGACCGATTGGACGGCATGTTCGTACTCGAGTTCGTATTTTTTCAGTTTGCTATCTACAGTTATTTCTTCAGAGGTCCAGATGACGGGGTCATTTTCGGGAGCGTGACCAAGCTGAATGTGCAACCGCGCAGTACCGACTTCGCATCTCGCGCAAAACGAGATCTGGTATATGCTGCCTTCCCGGAGCTGGATGGTGTACTTATTTGCCTGCACCTTTCCCCTTACGCGAAACTTCCAGTCCGGCTCGTATTGCTGATAGAGCGACGGTATAACCCCGCGCCCCACGTCGGGGTCAAAGGTAAAAGGCACATGCACTCTGATGGCCCGTGTTCCATCTACACCTTGTCCGTCAGCAGTCCCCATAATGGCATATTCGGATGAATTCCAGTCTGACAAATCGAGCTGAAAGTCCGAATTGACGATCTGATTGGTAGGCGGGACTTCTGCTGGCGGTTCTTTTCCGGTCAGGTTTTTTACCAGACCTTCAACACCTGCAAATCCCCATTCTGAATTATACAGTCCGTAGGGCCAGGCATTATTGAATACACCACAGTAGTACGACCATTCAATACTTCTTTTGGCAAGCTCAGGTACCATAAAGCCCGTGTATTCTTCAACATGCCTTATTTCATGATTAAGACGTGCGCCCCATTCACTGAGATAGACCTTTTTGTTGTGTTTTTTTGACCACGCGTCTGCTTCTTCCAAATCTGCAAGTATGGTTTCTCGCCAGCCTGGATGATCTTTGTTGATATCCTGGTCTATTGCACCGTGGGTAAAAGGTTTGGGGTGATAACAATGAAAAACGCCCCAAATATTGGGATCATCGGCAAAACCGGTTCCGTCTTCGAGTGTATATGAAAGATACTCCGGTGTTACATATTTCGTGAGCAACTGCACACCATTAAAATGCGGCCCACCAACGGCTATCAATCTCGTTGGATTTGACCGGCGAATTTCCTGGATACACGCCGAATACCATGCCATGGTTTCAGCTTCTTTTCCATCGGGGTGTCCTGCCATTTTGGGTTCGTTAAACGCTTCAAAAATCAACTCAGCAGGATAGTCTCCATAATATTCCGCAACTTCACCCCACCACTGTACAAGGCTTTCTTTTCCCCAACAATACATTGAAAAAGGAACAAGGACGACTTTTAAGCCGAGTTCCAACGCATCGTCAACTGCCGGTTTATAGAATTCCGGATTCCAGCCCTGTTTAATAAAGAAACGGACGGAATCAAATCCGGCTTCTTTGAACGCAATATAAAAGCCTTTATCATAGGAAACTTTATTTACTTCGGTTGCGGTAAAATCGGTATTGATACCTTTGCCGAGCGTTAAAGATCTGTTTTGTTCTGTGAAGTCCTGTGTCATCTGTATCTCCTGCAATGGATTTAGAGAATACTGTGAACAGGAGTGAAGTGAATCGATTTCAGACTGGCTTTGCTCAAAGCGCCTTCGAGACAGGAAACGCTGATTTTGTAAGTACCCGGCCCGGAAAAGTTAATCCAGCCAATGGGAAAACGCTGGTAGTTATGAGATGAATTTTGCTGATTTTGAATGTGTTCACCATTTTCAATAGTAACCCCCCAGACGAGACGCCCTTCACCCGAATAGGTGAGATCCACGATGTAGTCTCCAGGCGCAAGAACGTTGACCGTCCAGGTCGCTTTGCCTTCAGGCGTCCATTTATGGACACGGCTGACGTGTTTCCATTCTCCAAATTTTTCCATCCAGCGTTGATTTGCCAATGTGGCATTTTCAACGGTCGCAGCTTCTGAAAGAATTTCGGTCTCTATTTCGGGATCAATTGCCCAGGTCGAATCGGCTTTCGGCGTGCCTTTGAGTTTGACTTCAAGGACTGAAACCAGGTTTTCGGGTGCCTGCGGCGATAGCTCAAAGCAGGTCCAGCCGTGTTTTTTATCAAAACTGACAGGTGTAGATTGATCGCCATCGAGGAGGGATGCAGATTCGATTTCTGTTTTGAGGCCTGGCAGATAAAGTGTGCCAGAGGCAGGCCAGCTGAAAATGCTGAGAAAGAGCGTGTTGTCTTTTACCGTCACATCTCCCCAGGGCAGGGCATGTTGCCAGGGTGATGCATCGGTACCATAGACGACCTGGGGATAGCGCTTGATCCACTCGCCAGCAGCACGTAAAGTGCGGGCAGCTCTTTCGGGTATTGAACCGTCACCGCGGGGACCTATGTTGAGCATGTAAGTGCCACCTCTGGCAACACAGGAGATCAGGCGGCGAAGAATTTCTCTGGGTGTTTTCCAGTACTCATCGTACCAGGCAAAAGCCCAGGAGTCGTTGGTAGTATCGACGCTTTCCCACATACCTTCAACGTTGGTGGATGGCACATCCATATCACCCAGCGTCTTGTAGTCACCCAGCCCGTGCCCGGCGCGGCCTGAAACGAGCGCATTGGGTTGATTTTTGCGCACGACTTCGATGAGTTGCTCAATGTACTTTTTGGGCATCTGTCCGGGTGTGTCAAACCAGATGAGTTCGATGGGGCCGTACTGGCTGGTGATTTCTTCGACCTGTGGCAGGCATTTTTTGACAAAATAATCGTCGAAGGTGGCCGGGTTGCCATCGGCATCTGTGTCTGGACCGTTTGCACCACCTGGAAAAGTCCAGTCCTGATTGTGAGAGTAGTAGAATCCAAATCCGAGACCGAGTTTTTTGCAGGCCCCGGCGAGTTCTTTCATGGGGTCGCGATTAAATTGGGTAACTGCACCAATATTAAAGTCGTTGCAGGCTGAGCGATACATAGCAAAACCATCGTGGTGCTTGCTGGTAATAATGATGTATTTCATGCCCGCGTCTTTGGCCAGTTGTGCTATTTCTGTTGCATCAAAATTGACGGGGTTAAAGGTTTTCGCCATTTCCATATATTCCTCGACCGGAATATTGGCCATGCGCGGGTTCATGATCCATTCGCCAATGCCGTAGTACGTTTTGCCATCGACTTTGTTGGCAAGTTGAGCATATGGACCCCAGTGGATAAACATCGCGTAATTGCCATCATTAAAGAGTTGCCCCCGTTCTGCATTTTCAGCGCGCAGTGCAATGACATCTTCGCCCCAAAGCGCGTCCATTTCCTGCCTATTGCCTTCCTGCATGTTTGTTTCCCTCTCCCGGTTTTTCTAAAGGTTGTCTCATAAAATGGGACGGCCAAACTTTTCGAGGTAATCCTCGTGCACCATCTGTTCGTAGGAGGTCACGTCCTCAAGGGGCAACTTAACCGGAGCCATGCCGTTGAGCGACGATTCGTAAATCGCCATGGCCATCTCCACATCCTTGCGACCGCCGAGACCGTATTCGGGAGGCTCGTCGTTGAGCGCTGCATTCGCGATGCTCATGATCTCGGAGGCATGACCGACACACCAATCGTCAATGGCATAGTCCCGAAACGGATTCTCATAGACGACTTCGGGATTCGTATGCACGACGATCCGCTGCAGCACATCCACCCCGTCGATTTTGCGACGTACAGTCTCGACAGGAATATCCTGCATCTCCTCGCCGATGCGCAAACGCAGGGGGATCTCGGGACCAAAATAGTCGGTATCGAGAATACCGCCAAGGGTGCCGATAATCTGGCAGTATTTCTGTGCCTCACCAAGGCGTGATGTCTCATAAATACCCACTGCGCCGCTTGCAAAATCAATCATTGCATGCGCCCAGTCTTCATGGATACTCATGGGATCCGACCGGTACTTTCTCACCGTTGCGGTAATCTGTTGAGGCTCACTTTGGGCGTACAACCGCAACTGAGACAACCGATGTGCCCCCATATCCATGCACATGCCAGAAGTGCGACCAAAGCCAGAGATGGGTCGGCTCAAACCGCTGTGCGTAACAGTCGGCTCAAACGGATCCTGCCGCTTTGGCTCAACGAAATACACGCGAACGATATCGCCCAGAATCCCCTCTTCAATGAGCTTAATGATCATCCGCTGCTTCGGCATGCGAAAGTAATTTTCTGCCACCTCAAAATGCACGCCATTACGACGACAAGCATCAATAATAATGTCACAACAGGGCAAGGTCAGCGCCATCGGCTTTTCCACCATGACGTGTTTGCCGTGCTCTGCGATCAACCTGGCAAGCACATGGTGTAGGGGGTCGCCGGTGATGACATCTACAGCCATGATGTCCGGGTGTTTTTCCAGCATCTCCTCGACACCGGTGTACCACGGAACACCATAGGATTCTCCGGTCTGTTTCGCTAACGATTTATCCATGTCACAGAGCGCGACAAAATCGAGTTCGCCGTGTTTGGCGAGCGTGTGCATTGTCGGCAGGTGCCATTTTTGTGACGCCCTTCCACAACCCAGAATGGCGACTTTAGCTTTCATATCGTCAATTCCTTACTGGTGTGCTGCAGCGTGACGCCGGAGCATCGCAACACTTTCATCCACCTGATCTTCGGAAAGACCATGCAGAATGACCGACACGTCGAAGGGAAGTCCACAGAGCAACGACACATAATGGGCGTAATCGAGCTTGCCGGTACCAGCGGCGAGATGTCCGGCATCGCCACCGCGATCCAGATCTTTGCCATGGGCCATGGCAATGTGGTCGCCCAAAAGCTCGAAAGCCTCGTCTAATACCTCTCTCATGCGAGGCAGGTCATCTTTGCCAAAAATGTTGGCGGCATCCATCACGACTTTCAGGTTGGGTGAACCCATTTCATCAATCAGTTGCCGACTCTTATGCACTGTGCTGGCAACGTTGTTTATCTCTGGTTCAAACGCAAGGATCACGCCAGCCGCTTCGGCAACCGGCAGTACCTGTTCCAGGGTATTGCGTAGCACCTGCCAGGCTTCTTCTGTTTCGTTATCCGGGTGCCAGTGCCACATGCTCTCTGAATCGCGCGATCCGGTACAGGTGGCAATCACCGAGGTCCCCATCGGGTCACACGCCGGAATAAGCAATTTGAGATGCTCGATAGCTTCCTGACGTTTTTCTTCATCGGGATGAACCATATTGACCGTGCCAGCCAGGGCAGCGATGACCATGCCGCGCTTTTCGATCTCCGCCCGAACCACGGGTGCCTTTGCGAGTTTATCAGATAGCGAACCCTCCACATTCAGAGATCCCAAATTGAATTGAAGATGCCTGATGTCGTGCCCGAGTATGGCGTCGAGCGTTTCCTCCAGGGTCGGCCGAGCAATTTGCCCTGACATAATTCCCACTTGCATAATGTGTGTCCTCAGGTTATGAGCCAGCGATTGCTGGCTGGTTGGTTAAAAGATCCGTTATTTCCCGCTTTTCCCTCGCATTCAGTTCGTTATAGACAGGACTCTCCACGAGGAGCTTATAGGCGTTTCGGGTATCCGTCTTGGGCATCACACCTGGCACCTGGAACGATTGCAGCATTGCGGCCCGCTTCTGCTGGCTGCGGTTGATACCCGCCCGATGCCACATTCTGGCATCGTATAGAATGATGCTACCGCCAGGCGCTTCCACCACATCCGCTTCAGGACCGCTATAGGGCACACGCCCCTCTTGCGTATCGTTCCACTCAGGCGGTGGCGGTGTGTCTGATAGATGCGAACCCAGTTTGAATGCTGTCGCACCGCGAATCCTGGTGAAGTCAGAAACACAAACATTGCGCTGCATGGCCTTGACGGGTTCTTTGCGGTAGGCAATCTCGTCCCCACCGGTTGACGCCGTATAGGGAAAATCAGAATGCCAACCGCCAAGTTTGCTTTTGCCATCGTCCGGGTCCAGCACTCTAAAGCCCGGCGGATGCCCCAGATGTAAATCCCGGGCCTGCATATACTGCCTGGCCAGCCAGATGGAGATAGGCTCCGTGATCGCCCGGCCAACAGCGACACTCTGACAGACCTTGGGTATCTCGTTGTTCACCTCCAAATGTTCGTAACGATCTGTACCGGCGACGCGCTCCAGACTCTCCACGATTTCTGGTGGCAGAATACAGGTCAGACACACCCAGCCTTCGCGCTGCAGATGCTCGAGATATTCAGACGGCAGCTTCTCCGGGCCATGGCTGACCGTGAATATCACCTCCTCCTCGCCAACCGGCAACACGCAGGTTGTGCCATCTATTTCTACAGCGAGTTTCTTTCCAGACGCCACATGCCTCACACCATCTGCCGTGCGGTCCCAGATCACGCGGTCATCCGCCTCGTCAAACAATGCGAGATCACCCCCATCCTCCAATCCAAGCATAGCGCCGTCGGTTGCAATCAAAAGCACAAAGTGGTGCTCTGGTCGCTCGACCTTGACCACTCGTTCCTGAAAAAGTTGTTGTTCACTCATCGTGTCACTCCATTAATATCATATCTCGACACAAAATTCCAGATTAAACGACTGGTATTAGAGCCATCGTAGCTAATATCAAACCAGACATGCCCTCCACCGATAACCTTGTAATGCTCTACAGAAGTATTGTTGTCTCCATCTGTATATGAATAACGTTCTATTATTACGCCACTCTCATTCATACGATTTACGATCGGAGTATTACTGGCGTTATTAAACCCTATCCAATAAGCAAGCACCTCATCAATTGATAATAACCCTGCACTTCCCCCGCCATAAGGGACAACATAGTCCGATGTACCGTGAATATTTATCATAGCCGTAGGGTGTGAGGGGCTACAGTTGTTATATGTTTCCTCCATCATTGTTCCAGCAACAGAACCTATAGCCGCTATTTTATCACTGTGATAGCAAGCAAGTGCATAAGAAAAAAAAGCGCCATTTGAGTAACCACAGGAATATACCCTTGCTACATCAATATTATACCTGGAACAAATTTCATCAATTAACGCTTCCACAAAGCCAAAGTCATCCGCATCACTTTTATTATCATCTGATTCTAAACCAGAATTCCAGTGCGGATCTCCCCCCAGCAATGTACCTTGAGGATAAGCCAGAATAAAATTTTCTATATCTGCCAGAGGCCGCATATCTGCATATTTTAAGTACTGGTTTGCAAACCCACCATATCCGTGAAAATTAAGCATCAGTGGAACTCTTGAAGTTCCATCATAAGCCTCAGGCACATATATAATATATTCTCTTGTTACACCACCATGGAAAAGTGTTTGTGTAAACAAACCCGCTGTATTTGTATCACCACCACCGCACTCTGTACCAAAGACCTCTACAAAAGCCAGAAAATCGGTTATATCAACACGCCCACTACTGTCAAAATCCATCTGTGCATTGTAATTCGTATCCGCAGAACTGGTGCCAAAGACCACTACAAAAGCCAGAAAATCGGCTATATTAACGCGTCTATTGCCGTCAAAATCTCCAGGACACGCTGCAGTAGTTGAAGATACCGTCTCACCTGTGATGAACAATGCGGCCAATATCAGCGCGATGGCGACGATGGCAAAAGTCGTAATGCGTTGATACATGGTATTCTTCTATTTGTGGAATGAACTAAATAGGATATACGACGCAATTTCTCATAAGGAGCCTCCGATGAACATCGACCCCATTCTTCGCGAACAACGCGACCGTGTTGCGTTCCTGCGCGACCGGTTCCGCAGGAACGACGACCGAAACTACGATCCGGACGTCGCACTTCTTCGGAACTTCGATCCGTTCTTTCCCCGCTTCACAGGACACACGCGTACGGCTTCGATTTGGTACGCCGTTCTGCTTCTTTTATCAGACGACCGGACATACGGCACGGATGACGCCGGTGAGGCCAATCGCATCATCC contains the following coding sequences:
- a CDS encoding Gfo/Idh/MocA family oxidoreductase; protein product: MKAKVAILGCGRASQKWHLPTMHTLAKHGELDFVALCDMDKSLAKQTGESYGVPWYTGVEEMLEKHPDIMAVDVITGDPLHHVLARLIAEHGKHVMVEKPMALTLPCCDIIIDACRRNGVHFEVAENYFRMPKQRMIIKLIEEGILGDIVRVYFVEPKRQDPFEPTVTHSGLSRPISGFGRTSGMCMDMGAHRLSQLRLYAQSEPQQITATVRKYRSDPMSIHEDWAHAMIDFASGAVGIYETSRLGEAQKYCQIIGTLGGILDTDYFGPEIPLRLRIGEEMQDIPVETVRRKIDGVDVLQRIVVHTNPEVVYENPFRDYAIDDWCVGHASEIMSIANAALNDEPPEYGLGGRKDVEMAMAIYESSLNGMAPVKLPLEDVTSYEQMVHEDYLEKFGRPIL
- a CDS encoding sugar phosphate isomerase/epimerase, producing the protein MQVGIMSGQIARPTLEETLDAILGHDIRHLQFNLGSLNVEGSLSDKLAKAPVVRAEIEKRGMVIAALAGTVNMVHPDEEKRQEAIEHLKLLIPACDPMGTSVIATCTGSRDSESMWHWHPDNETEEAWQVLRNTLEQVLPVAEAAGVILAFEPEINNVASTVHKSRQLIDEMGSPNLKVVMDAANIFGKDDLPRMREVLDEAFELLGDHIAMAHGKDLDRGGDAGHLAAGTGKLDYAHYVSLLCGLPFDVSVILHGLSEDQVDESVAMLRRHAAAHQ
- a CDS encoding phytanoyl-CoA dioxygenase family protein — encoded protein: MSEQQLFQERVVKVERPEHHFVLLIATDGAMLGLEDGGDLALFDEADDRVIWDRTADGVRHVASGKKLAVEIDGTTCVLPVGEEEVIFTVSHGPEKLPSEYLEHLQREGWVCLTCILPPEIVESLERVAGTDRYEHLEVNNEIPKVCQSVAVGRAITEPISIWLARQYMQARDLHLGHPPGFRVLDPDDGKSKLGGWHSDFPYTASTGGDEIAYRKEPVKAMQRNVCVSDFTRIRGATAFKLGSHLSDTPPPPEWNDTQEGRVPYSGPEADVVEAPGGSIILYDARMWHRAGINRSQQKRAAMLQSFQVPGVMPKTDTRNAYKLLVESPVYNELNAREKREITDLLTNQPAIAGS